A region of the Arachis hypogaea cultivar Tifrunner chromosome 15, arahy.Tifrunner.gnm2.J5K5, whole genome shotgun sequence genome:
TTATGGCTCTCTTGCCTCTCTGAATAGGGGCTTCCGCAATGTAATCCGAAGCGGTGAGCTTTATAAATGGAGGAGACTAAATGGTATCATGGAACATTGGATTTATTTCTCCTATGCTCTCCTTGAATGGGAGGCCTATGATCCGATCCGTCAGCGATGGATGCATTTGCCAAGGATGGCCTCTAATGAGTGCTTCATGTGTTCGGATAAGGAATCTTTAGCCGTAGGTACCGATCTTCTTGTATTTGGGAGGGAGCTGCAATCCCTTGTTATATACAGATATAGTCTTTTGACAAACTCGTGGTCCTCCGGAATGAGGATGAATGCTCCGAGATGCTTGTTTGGCTCTGCTAGCCTTGGAGAGGTTGCAATCTTAGCTGGTGGGTGTGATTCTGATGGGCGTATCCTTGACTCTGCAGAGCTATACAATTCTGAGACTCAAACATGGGAATTACTCCCAAGCATGAAGAAACCCCGGAAGATGTGTTCCGGGGTATTCATGGATGGGAAGTTTTATGTTATAGGTGGAATTGGAGGAAGCGAGTCGAAGCTTCTTACATGTGGTGAGGAGTATGATTTACAGACTAGGACTTGGACCGAGATTCCTAGCATGTCCCCTGGACGTAGCAACAGGGGGTCGGAGATGCCTGCAATGGCCGAGGCACCTCCGTTGGTTGCGGTTGTAAATAATGAATTGTATGCTGCTGATTATGCTGACATGGAGGTTAAGAAATACGATAAGGAAAGAAAATTGTGGATTGTGATTGGGAGACTGCCGGAGCGGGCAGTATCAATGAATGGTTGGGGTCTTGCATTCAGGGCCTGCGGAAATAGGCTTATGGTTATTGGTGGACCTAGAACTCACGGCGAGGGCTTCATCGAACTCAATTCATGGGTGCCGGGTGAAGGTCCTCCGCAGTGGAATCTACTCGCTAGAAAACGGTCCGGTAACTTTGTCTATAACTGCGCCGTGATGGGATGCTGAATAATTGAATTGTGTGAAGGTTTAACACATCTTGACACTTCAAAGTCCTATGAAATTGTACAATGGTGATTCACCCATTGACA
Encoded here:
- the LOC112750221 gene encoding F-box/kelch-repeat protein SKIP11, yielding MFEGRSCVVSRLFPSSCQAENNWSYMKYLPELDIKNNGKRPAENNASEDENRPRKYTRMLDSKQKSLEDNENSVVPQEDQETIETLSICQDGEEAGDWTDDQSLAEQEQHDDDDDDSLEFGEHQSDQQQQGEHEDFLDSSIHQSDKEQQEDELVAEDSLDSGVRQSNEEQQRGELRDLLDSGVQLELAVNLLESCGQQSDDHQQNHAGGSSDSGSLLPRMNRDSSITCLSRCSRSDYGSLASLNRGFRNVIRSGELYKWRRLNGIMEHWIYFSYALLEWEAYDPIRQRWMHLPRMASNECFMCSDKESLAVGTDLLVFGRELQSLVIYRYSLLTNSWSSGMRMNAPRCLFGSASLGEVAILAGGCDSDGRILDSAELYNSETQTWELLPSMKKPRKMCSGVFMDGKFYVIGGIGGSESKLLTCGEEYDLQTRTWTEIPSMSPGRSNRGSEMPAMAEAPPLVAVVNNELYAADYADMEVKKYDKERKLWIVIGRLPERAVSMNGWGLAFRACGNRLMVIGGPRTHGEGFIELNSWVPGEGPPQWNLLARKRSGNFVYNCAVMGC